Proteins encoded by one window of Maliibacterium massiliense:
- a CDS encoding glycoside hydrolase family 13 protein, which produces MDIPLYHHSHMPLFRTPFGAVPQHTSITLRLGVDPHLPCKAPHLHLFRDGTTHMLPMTRTALAYNGYDLYEVTIRGQYIGALWYCFCVPLRDGGALYWGDNPKRVGGEGWMYYEAPPAYLITVYAQDFSVPAWFRDKVMYQIFPDRFFRSAARTYPQKPRMHADWQEEVAYSPLPDQDHYCADDFFGGNLAGIAEKLPYLKSLGVSVLYLNPIFLSISNHRYNTADYETIDPLLGTADDLRDLCEKARAHGISILLDGVFSHTGAISRYFNADGRFDEVGAAQSPDSPYAQWYTFIDWPERYECWWGDTSLPNTREDSMSYMDYMLGKNGIVRKWLRLGARGWRLDVADELPDVFLNELHAACKRERADAVVLGEVWEDAATKTSYGHVRHYVLGNQLESVMNYPLRNVLINYFTYKASPEDVAQQVMVLKEHYPRDFFHSLMNMTGSHDVPRLLSLLSDVPQPGYGTPREHIRLMEPTDRQKTLGRARVRLMASVLFTLPGNPCIYYGDEAGLTGMTDPFCRRTFPWGREDEDLQAHFRHLGQLHNAHGALCGGDVTFAQAGEDILCYLRSDASSHIVVAVNRSEDARVMDAFLPNLPADCVLHDLYGGPTQALSGQRLRATLPPLTALILAL; this is translated from the coding sequence ATGGACATCCCGCTGTATCACCATTCGCATATGCCGCTGTTTCGCACCCCCTTTGGCGCGGTGCCGCAGCACACCAGCATCACGCTGCGCCTGGGCGTGGACCCGCATCTTCCCTGCAAGGCGCCCCATCTGCACCTGTTTCGAGATGGCACTACCCACATGCTGCCCATGACGCGCACCGCCCTTGCCTATAACGGGTACGACCTCTACGAGGTCACCATCAGGGGCCAGTACATCGGCGCGCTGTGGTACTGCTTCTGCGTGCCTTTGCGTGACGGGGGCGCCCTCTACTGGGGCGATAATCCCAAGCGCGTGGGCGGCGAGGGCTGGATGTATTACGAGGCGCCCCCCGCCTACCTCATTACCGTGTACGCGCAAGATTTTTCCGTGCCCGCGTGGTTCCGCGACAAGGTGATGTACCAGATCTTTCCCGATCGCTTCTTCCGCAGCGCGGCGCGCACGTACCCACAAAAGCCGCGCATGCACGCCGACTGGCAGGAGGAGGTGGCCTACAGCCCGCTGCCCGACCAGGATCACTACTGCGCGGACGACTTTTTCGGCGGCAACCTGGCGGGCATCGCGGAGAAGCTTCCCTACCTCAAGAGCCTGGGCGTGTCGGTACTCTACCTCAACCCTATCTTTCTGTCCATCTCCAACCACCGCTACAACACCGCCGATTACGAGACCATCGACCCGCTGCTGGGCACGGCGGACGACCTGCGCGACCTGTGCGAAAAGGCCCGCGCGCACGGCATCTCCATCCTGCTTGACGGCGTGTTCTCCCACACAGGGGCGATCAGTCGCTACTTCAACGCGGATGGGCGCTTTGACGAAGTGGGCGCGGCGCAGTCGCCCGATTCCCCCTACGCACAGTGGTACACCTTCATCGACTGGCCGGAGCGCTACGAATGCTGGTGGGGCGATACATCGCTGCCCAACACGCGGGAGGACAGCATGTCCTACATGGACTACATGCTGGGGAAAAACGGCATCGTGCGCAAGTGGCTGCGCCTGGGCGCGCGGGGCTGGCGGCTGGACGTGGCCGACGAGCTGCCCGACGTGTTTTTAAACGAACTGCACGCCGCCTGCAAGCGGGAGCGGGCCGACGCGGTGGTGCTGGGCGAGGTGTGGGAGGACGCGGCCACCAAAACGAGCTACGGGCACGTGCGCCACTACGTGCTGGGCAACCAGCTGGAGAGCGTGATGAACTATCCCTTGCGCAATGTGCTGATCAACTACTTTACCTACAAGGCATCGCCCGAGGATGTGGCCCAGCAAGTGATGGTGCTCAAGGAGCACTACCCCCGCGACTTTTTCCACAGCCTGATGAACATGACGGGCTCACACGATGTGCCGCGGCTGCTCTCGCTGCTCTCGGACGTGCCGCAGCCGGGCTACGGCACGCCGCGGGAGCACATCCGGCTGATGGAGCCCACCGACCGCCAGAAGACACTGGGACGCGCGCGCGTGCGCCTGATGGCAAGCGTGCTTTTTACGCTGCCGGGCAACCCCTGCATCTACTACGGCGACGAGGCGGGCCTGACGGGCATGACTGACCCCTTCTGCCGGCGCACCTTCCCCTGGGGACGGGAGGATGAAGACCTCCAGGCCCATTTTCGGCATCTGGGCCAGCTACATAACGCCCATGGCGCGCTGTGCGGCGGGGACGTCACCTTTGCGCAGGCGGGCGAGGACATCCTATGCTACCTGCGAAGCGACGCCTCCTCCCACATCGTTGTGGCCGTCAACCGCAGCGAGGACGCGCGCGTCATGGACGCGTTTTTGCCCAATCTGCCCGCCGATTGCGTGTTGCATGACCTGTACGGCGGGCCCACGCAGGCGCTATCCGGGCAGCGCCTGCGCGCCACGCTTCCCCCCTTAACCGCACTGATACTCGCTTTGTAG
- a CDS encoding PadR family transcriptional regulator, which produces MPGKLAQQFKKGALEMVLLARIVQAPAHGYALLLQLEQLGSPLFAGIREGTLYPILYRLEDGGLITSQRDAPAAGGRIKKVYRATEAGHAALRQMRAFWADYKTCIDHLMEENNG; this is translated from the coding sequence ATGCCGGGAAAATTGGCGCAGCAGTTCAAAAAGGGCGCGCTGGAAATGGTGCTGCTGGCGCGCATCGTGCAGGCGCCCGCGCACGGATACGCGCTGCTGCTGCAGCTGGAACAGCTGGGCAGCCCGCTTTTTGCAGGCATCCGCGAGGGCACGCTCTATCCCATCCTCTACCGTCTGGAGGATGGCGGGCTCATCACAAGCCAGCGGGACGCGCCCGCGGCCGGCGGCCGCATCAAAAAGGTCTACCGTGCCACCGAGGCGGGCCATGCCGCGCTGCGGCAGATGCGCGCCTTTTGGGCTGACTACAAAACCTGTATCGACCATCTGATGGAGGAAAACAATGGATAA
- a CDS encoding NifB/NifX family molybdenum-iron cluster-binding protein, translating into MIIAVTTQDNEIFQHFGKCPTFTLFTVEEGRVCGKRVIDAEGSGHSALAGFLKQHDVDVVICGGIGQGARDMLADAGMQLVYGVQGNIDAAVARYIAGDLASDPAAQCDHHHEEGHSCDCANHCY; encoded by the coding sequence ATGATTATTGCAGTGACAACACAAGATAACGAGATTTTTCAGCACTTTGGCAAATGCCCCACGTTTACGCTGTTTACCGTGGAGGAAGGGCGCGTGTGCGGCAAGCGCGTGATCGACGCCGAGGGCAGCGGCCACAGCGCGCTTGCGGGCTTTCTCAAGCAGCACGACGTGGATGTGGTGATCTGCGGGGGCATCGGCCAGGGCGCGCGCGACATGCTTGCGGATGCGGGCATGCAGCTGGTCTACGGCGTGCAGGGCAACATCGATGCGGCGGTGGCGCGCTACATCGCAGGGGATCTTGCGAGCGATCCAGCGGCGCAGTGCGACCACCATCATGAGGAGGGGCACAGCTGTGACTGCGCCAATCACTGCTACTGA
- a CDS encoding C-GCAxxG-C-C family protein — protein sequence MEDKAARAEALFRQGYNCAQAVLGAFAGEIGMRQQDAMRLASSFGGGMGKLREVCGAASAMFMVLGMRLGYSDPDDVAAKNAHYTRINQAGRAFAQMHGSLLCRELLHLQGPEADTTPSKRTEAYYQQRPCARIVRGAAAMTARYLEGEEK from the coding sequence ATGGAGGACAAAGCGGCGCGGGCCGAGGCGCTGTTTCGGCAGGGGTACAACTGCGCGCAGGCGGTGCTGGGCGCGTTTGCTGGGGAGATCGGCATGAGACAGCAGGACGCCATGCGCCTTGCCTCCTCCTTTGGCGGGGGCATGGGTAAGCTGCGCGAGGTGTGCGGCGCGGCAAGCGCCATGTTTATGGTGCTGGGTATGCGCCTGGGCTACAGCGATCCCGACGACGTTGCGGCAAAAAACGCACATTACACGCGCATCAACCAGGCGGGCCGCGCCTTTGCCCAGATGCACGGCTCCCTGCTGTGCCGGGAGCTGCTGCACCTGCAGGGCCCCGAGGCGGACACCACGCCCAGCAAACGGACCGAGGCGTATTATCAGCAGCGTCCCTGCGCGCGCATCGTGCGCGGCGCGGCGGCAATGACAGCGCGCTATTTGGAAGGAGAAGAAAAGTAA
- a CDS encoding Mrp/NBP35 family ATP-binding protein: MSEETCSNNCASCGEDCPSRKSPQDFREQPHPQSHIKKVIGVVSGKGGVGKSLVCGMLAVAMRRRGFNTAILDADVTGPSIPKMFGVQEKALGTEAGILPVKSRTGIALMSINLLLEDETQPVVWRGPIIAGTVKQFWTDVIWDDVDYMFVDMPPGTGDVPLTVFQSLPLDGIVIVASPQDLVSMIVAKAVNMAEMMNIPILGVVENMSYVACPDCGKKIRLFGESHIQETVQQHHLALLGELPVDPAIAAACDAGNIEDVHSDDLDAAAQRISQL; the protein is encoded by the coding sequence ATGTCTGAAGAAACGTGCAGCAACAACTGTGCATCGTGCGGCGAAGACTGCCCTTCCCGAAAGAGCCCGCAGGACTTCCGCGAGCAGCCCCATCCGCAGAGCCACATCAAAAAGGTGATCGGCGTGGTCAGCGGCAAGGGGGGCGTGGGCAAATCGCTCGTGTGCGGCATGTTGGCTGTAGCGATGCGCCGCAGGGGGTTTAACACCGCGATATTGGACGCGGACGTAACGGGTCCATCGATCCCCAAAATGTTCGGTGTACAGGAAAAGGCACTGGGCACAGAGGCGGGCATCCTGCCCGTCAAAAGCAGGACGGGCATCGCGCTGATGAGCATCAACCTGCTCCTGGAGGACGAAACCCAGCCAGTGGTGTGGCGCGGGCCCATTATCGCGGGCACGGTCAAGCAGTTCTGGACGGACGTGATCTGGGACGACGTGGACTATATGTTTGTGGATATGCCCCCGGGCACGGGCGACGTGCCGCTGACGGTGTTCCAGTCGTTGCCCCTGGATGGCATTGTGATCGTGGCCTCGCCGCAGGATCTGGTCTCCATGATCGTGGCCAAGGCGGTCAACATGGCCGAGATGATGAACATCCCCATTTTGGGCGTGGTAGAGAATATGTCCTACGTCGCCTGCCCGGACTGCGGCAAAAAGATCCGCTTGTTTGGTGAAAGCCACATCCAAGAGACCGTGCAGCAGCACCATCTGGCGTTGCTGGGCGAGCTGCCCGTGGATCCGGCGATCGCGGCGGCGTGCGATGCGGGCAATATCGAGGACGTGCACAGCGATGATCTGGACGCGGCGGCGCAGCGCATCAGCCAGCTGTAG
- a CDS encoding DUF134 domain-containing protein, whose amino-acid sequence MPRISKCRQVCAEPRCSVFVPAQAHGSVTIRVEALEALRLCDLEALDQDSASARMQVSRGTFQRILYEARRSVAEALVYGKAIHIAGGNYRVKQEACACGQDCRHCPYTQQSNKEETNHV is encoded by the coding sequence ATGCCGCGCATCAGCAAATGCCGGCAGGTGTGCGCCGAGCCGCGCTGCAGCGTGTTTGTGCCGGCGCAGGCGCACGGCAGCGTCACCATACGCGTGGAGGCGCTGGAGGCGCTGCGCCTGTGCGATCTGGAGGCGCTGGATCAGGACAGCGCCAGCGCGCGCATGCAGGTATCGCGCGGCACGTTTCAGCGCATCCTCTATGAGGCGCGCCGCAGTGTCGCCGAGGCGCTGGTCTACGGCAAAGCAATCCACATTGCCGGCGGCAATTACCGCGTCAAGCAGGAGGCCTGCGCGTGCGGGCAGGATTGCCGGCACTGTCCCTACACGCAACAGAGCAACAAGGAGGAGACAAACCATGTCTGA
- a CDS encoding isochorismatase family cysteine hydrolase, producing MNVLVVVDMQRDFIDGALGSMEAQQILPRVVEKIRGFDGRVLFTRDTHGADYGKTQEGKKLPVAHCIRGTVGWQLHPDIEAVRKETPIDKPTFGSVALGQLLRAQDREAHIDTVTLVGLCTDICVISNAIILKAYLPETEIVVDAACCAGVTPESHARALEAMRACQVTIQNA from the coding sequence ATGAACGTACTGGTGGTTGTGGATATGCAGCGCGATTTTATCGACGGCGCGCTGGGGAGCATGGAGGCGCAGCAGATCCTGCCGCGCGTGGTGGAAAAGATCAGGGGATTTGACGGACGGGTGCTCTTTACGCGGGACACCCACGGGGCGGATTATGGCAAGACGCAGGAGGGCAAAAAGCTGCCCGTGGCCCACTGCATCCGGGGCACGGTGGGCTGGCAGCTGCACCCGGATATCGAGGCGGTGCGCAAAGAGACGCCCATCGATAAGCCCACCTTTGGCAGCGTGGCGCTGGGCCAGCTGCTGCGCGCGCAGGATCGGGAAGCACACATCGATACCGTCACGCTGGTGGGCCTGTGCACGGATATCTGCGTGATCTCCAACGCGATCATCCTTAAGGCCTATCTGCCCGAGACGGAGATTGTGGTGGACGCGGCCTGCTGCGCGGGCGTGACGCCTGAAAGCCACGCGCGGGCGCTGGAGGCCATGCGCGCCTGCCAGGTCACCATCCAAAATGCGTAG
- a CDS encoding MFS transporter, producing MKLNYKRTLYVGLAFMAISAFWSIYDNIVPLILKETFHLNEAVSGAVMALDNVLALILLPVFGALSDRTHTRIGRRMPYIIAGTTIAACVMLLLPIANSIKSLPLFFIALGVVLLAMSSYRSPAVALMPDVTPKPLRSKGNAVINLMGALGGLFALAAVALLVPKQAHPSYMPVYVALFVVMLASLALLVWKIREPREVRAMQAESRALGIEEEQEAREAGDKDEKLSRGKRISLAFILLSVFLWFFGYNAVTTAFSRYARFYWGLEGGAFAYTLMIAQVAAIVFFLPVGQLASKWGRRKTILIGCALLALAFAAAFFFKTFTLWIFVFFAIAGVGWAAINVNSYPMVVELSRGADVGKYTGLYYTFSMSAQVITPILSGALLQYVGYWTLFPYAAVCVALSFVTMLFVKHGDAKPVPPKGKLEAFDALDS from the coding sequence GTGAAACTCAATTACAAGCGCACCCTCTACGTGGGTTTGGCCTTTATGGCAATCAGCGCTTTCTGGTCCATTTACGACAACATCGTGCCCCTGATCCTCAAGGAGACCTTCCACTTAAACGAGGCGGTCTCCGGCGCGGTGATGGCGCTGGACAATGTGCTGGCGCTGATCCTGCTGCCGGTGTTCGGCGCGCTTTCGGACAGGACGCACACGCGCATCGGTAGGCGCATGCCCTACATCATCGCGGGCACGACCATTGCCGCGTGCGTGATGCTGCTTTTGCCCATTGCAAACAGCATCAAGTCCCTGCCACTGTTCTTCATCGCGCTGGGCGTGGTGCTGCTTGCCATGAGCAGCTACCGTTCGCCCGCCGTGGCGCTGATGCCGGACGTCACACCCAAGCCGCTGCGCTCCAAAGGCAACGCGGTGATCAACCTGATGGGCGCGCTGGGCGGCCTGTTCGCGCTGGCGGCAGTCGCGCTGCTGGTGCCCAAACAGGCGCATCCCTCCTACATGCCCGTGTATGTGGCGCTCTTTGTGGTGATGCTCGCCTCCCTCGCACTGTTGGTGTGGAAAATCCGTGAGCCGCGCGAGGTGCGCGCCATGCAGGCCGAATCCCGTGCGCTGGGCATCGAAGAGGAGCAGGAGGCGCGCGAGGCGGGCGACAAGGACGAGAAGCTCTCGCGCGGCAAGCGCATCAGCCTTGCGTTCATCCTGCTTTCGGTGTTTTTGTGGTTCTTCGGCTACAATGCGGTGACAACGGCCTTCTCCCGCTACGCCCGCTTTTACTGGGGGCTGGAGGGGGGCGCGTTCGCCTACACGCTGATGATCGCGCAGGTGGCCGCCATCGTGTTCTTTCTGCCGGTGGGGCAGCTGGCAAGCAAGTGGGGCCGGCGTAAGACCATCCTCATCGGCTGCGCGCTGCTTGCGCTTGCGTTCGCCGCAGCCTTCTTTTTTAAGACGTTTACGCTGTGGATCTTCGTGTTCTTCGCCATTGCGGGCGTGGGCTGGGCTGCCATTAACGTCAATTCCTACCCGATGGTGGTGGAGCTGAGCCGGGGCGCGGACGTGGGCAAGTACACCGGCCTGTACTACACGTTTTCCATGAGCGCGCAGGTAATCACGCCCATCCTATCGGGCGCGCTGCTGCAGTATGTGGGCTACTGGACGCTGTTCCCGTACGCGGCCGTGTGCGTGGCGCTGTCCTTTGTGACGATGCTCTTTGTCAAGCACGGCGACGCCAAGCCCGTGCCGCCCAAGGGCAAGCTTGAGGCGTTTGACGCGCTGGATTCCTAA
- a CDS encoding TenA family protein, whose product MPFSQSLTDQAQSALAQIIAHPFVQGIGRGDVPKEALAFYVGQDTHYIRAFIDVYAHCIAKCDADEDIAFFKDHIDYMLYHESSAHKNFCDVAGIAYDAHGEKVLAPYYDLYVLHVMRQARCGTLLETLCALTPCIWTYWQIGRALYPRVLENPQHPFRRWIELYAEPQSEAPIAQTLLAYIDREAEKASRAQLDNARLCFMKSCELEWQCWEMCYYRRDWKFLRDIL is encoded by the coding sequence ATGCCGTTTTCACAATCGCTCACCGATCAGGCACAAAGCGCGCTTGCGCAGATCATCGCCCACCCCTTTGTGCAGGGCATTGGCCGTGGTGACGTGCCCAAGGAGGCGCTGGCCTTTTACGTGGGGCAGGATACCCACTATATCCGCGCGTTTATCGATGTCTACGCCCACTGCATCGCCAAGTGCGACGCGGATGAGGACATCGCCTTTTTCAAGGACCACATCGACTACATGCTCTACCACGAATCCAGCGCCCATAAGAACTTCTGCGACGTGGCGGGCATCGCCTACGACGCGCACGGCGAAAAGGTGCTGGCCCCCTACTACGACCTGTACGTGCTGCACGTGATGCGGCAGGCCCGCTGCGGCACGCTGCTGGAGACGCTCTGCGCGCTGACCCCCTGTATCTGGACGTACTGGCAGATCGGAAGGGCGCTCTACCCCCGTGTGCTGGAAAACCCCCAGCACCCGTTTCGCCGCTGGATCGAGCTGTATGCGGAGCCGCAAAGCGAAGCGCCCATCGCCCAGACGCTCCTTGCCTACATTGACAGGGAGGCAGAGAAAGCCTCGCGGGCGCAGCTGGACAACGCCCGCCTGTGCTTTATGAAGAGCTGCGAGCTGGAGTGGCAGTGCTGGGAGATGTGCTATTACCGGCGCGATTGGAAGTTTTTGCGCGACATTCTGTAG
- a CDS encoding 4Fe-4S dicluster domain-containing protein has translation MNVKLENDVKLLKYKVLRDVAKLVFDDNVTPETLDKIPYEIIPGIQAQFRCCVYKEREILRQRTQLALGHAPGGVKDDAGHVVNVIPAACEGCPINRFHVTDNCQKCLAKKCMNACPFGAISMTGRGAYIDPSKCRECGRCASVCPYNAIADLIRPCKRSCPVNAISINDDDKLACIDQKKCISCGACMRECPFGAISDRSFMVPVCEALRGGREMYAIIAPALEGQFGPKVTMAHLQEAAKALGFADAFEVALGADAVAQHEARELLEVVARGAKMTSSCCPAFVSMIRKHFPQLWPAVSGTVSPMVATARLLKHMHPDCLVVFIGPCVAKKSEVLHDDVKDGADYALTTEEFLAMLDAKNIVAEKCIGEGQQASLHGKGFAVAGGVTGAVLTAIQEQSEEMPTVVTHRCDGAAECKKVLTMITSGKFDANFIEGMACEGGCVSGPAGVASPRALKQARTLLLKNADNRSIEQNVERYPFEEISLERKA, from the coding sequence ATGAATGTGAAACTGGAAAACGACGTAAAACTGCTGAAATACAAGGTGCTGCGCGACGTGGCCAAACTGGTGTTTGACGACAACGTCACGCCCGAGACGCTCGATAAGATTCCCTACGAGATCATCCCGGGCATCCAGGCGCAGTTCCGCTGCTGTGTATACAAGGAACGCGAAATCCTGCGCCAGCGCACCCAGCTGGCGCTGGGCCACGCGCCCGGCGGGGTGAAGGACGACGCGGGCCACGTGGTCAACGTGATTCCCGCCGCCTGTGAAGGCTGCCCCATCAACCGCTTCCACGTAACCGACAACTGCCAGAAGTGCCTGGCCAAAAAGTGCATGAACGCCTGCCCTTTCGGCGCCATCTCCATGACGGGCCGCGGGGCGTACATCGATCCGAGCAAGTGCCGCGAGTGCGGCCGCTGCGCCAGTGTCTGCCCTTACAACGCCATCGCGGATTTGATCCGCCCCTGCAAGCGCAGCTGCCCGGTGAACGCCATCTCCATCAACGATGACGACAAGCTCGCCTGCATCGACCAGAAAAAATGCATTTCCTGCGGTGCGTGCATGCGCGAGTGCCCGTTCGGTGCGATTTCGGACCGCTCCTTTATGGTGCCGGTGTGCGAGGCGCTGCGCGGCGGCAGGGAGATGTACGCCATCATCGCACCCGCGCTGGAGGGCCAGTTCGGTCCCAAGGTGACCATGGCCCATCTGCAGGAGGCGGCCAAGGCCCTGGGCTTTGCCGATGCCTTTGAGGTGGCGCTGGGCGCCGACGCGGTGGCGCAGCACGAGGCGCGCGAGCTGCTGGAGGTGGTGGCACGCGGCGCCAAAATGACCTCCTCCTGCTGCCCAGCGTTCGTCTCCATGATCCGCAAGCACTTCCCGCAGCTGTGGCCCGCCGTATCGGGCACGGTATCGCCCATGGTGGCCACAGCGCGCCTGCTCAAGCACATGCACCCCGATTGCCTGGTGGTGTTCATCGGCCCCTGCGTGGCGAAGAAGAGCGAGGTGCTGCATGACGATGTCAAGGACGGCGCGGACTACGCGCTGACGACGGAGGAATTCTTGGCCATGCTGGATGCGAAAAACATCGTGGCGGAGAAGTGCATCGGCGAGGGCCAGCAGGCGTCGCTGCACGGCAAGGGGTTTGCCGTGGCCGGCGGCGTGACGGGCGCGGTGCTCACCGCCATCCAGGAACAGTCCGAGGAGATGCCCACGGTGGTCACCCACCGCTGCGACGGCGCGGCCGAGTGCAAAAAGGTGCTGACCATGATCACCAGCGGCAAGTTTGACGCCAACTTTATCGAGGGCATGGCCTGCGAGGGGGGCTGCGTCAGCGGACCTGCAGGCGTGGCGTCGCCGCGCGCCCTCAAACAGGCGCGCACGCTGCTGCTGAAAAACGCGGACAACCGCAGCATTGAGCAGAATGTGGAACGGTACCCGTTTGAGGAGATTTCCCTGGAGCGCAAGGCGTGA